Proteins encoded by one window of Halorubrum ruber:
- a CDS encoding NAD(P)/FAD-dependent oxidoreductase — protein sequence MTDDIVEHRRLIIAGTGISGLSAAIYAARSNNDPLLIEGDEPGGQLTLTTDVENYPGFPEGISGPSLINDMKEQAEKFGAEARNGVIEDVSKEPAGHFRVALSDGDVYTADAVIAASGASARTLGVPGEDELMGYGLSTCATCDGAFFRDEDMLVVGGGDAAMEEANFLTKFADTVYIAHRREEFRAEDVWIERVMDKVDDGEIELLLNTELTEIHGTPEDGIDHVTLVEHPDGHPTEKLDDPATADEVDEYAFDVGAVFYAIGHTPNTDFLEGTGIETDDDGYLITEGGRGGGQTRTGVAGLFGAGDVVDFHYQQAATASGMGVKAALDADEYLSERERAGELYEAEIDAATADD from the coding sequence ATGACCGACGACATCGTCGAACACCGTCGACTGATCATCGCCGGCACCGGTATCTCGGGCCTCTCCGCGGCGATCTACGCCGCGCGGTCGAACAACGACCCCCTCCTCATCGAGGGCGACGAGCCGGGCGGCCAGCTCACGCTGACGACCGACGTGGAGAACTACCCCGGCTTCCCCGAGGGGATCTCCGGGCCGAGCCTGATCAACGACATGAAAGAGCAGGCCGAGAAGTTCGGCGCCGAGGCCCGCAACGGCGTCATCGAGGACGTCTCGAAGGAGCCCGCGGGCCACTTCCGCGTCGCGCTCTCCGACGGCGATGTCTACACCGCCGACGCCGTCATCGCCGCGTCGGGCGCCAGCGCCCGGACGCTCGGCGTCCCCGGCGAGGACGAGCTGATGGGGTACGGCCTCTCGACGTGTGCCACCTGCGACGGCGCGTTCTTCCGCGACGAGGACATGCTCGTCGTCGGCGGCGGCGACGCCGCGATGGAGGAGGCGAACTTCCTGACGAAGTTCGCGGACACGGTGTACATCGCGCACCGCCGCGAGGAGTTCCGCGCCGAGGACGTGTGGATCGAGCGCGTGATGGACAAGGTCGACGACGGGGAGATCGAACTGCTCCTCAACACCGAACTCACCGAGATCCACGGCACCCCCGAGGACGGGATCGACCACGTCACGCTCGTCGAACACCCGGACGGCCACCCGACGGAGAAGCTGGACGACCCGGCGACCGCCGACGAGGTCGACGAGTACGCGTTCGACGTCGGTGCGGTGTTCTACGCCATCGGCCACACGCCGAACACGGACTTCCTCGAAGGGACCGGCATCGAGACCGACGACGACGGCTACCTGATAACCGAGGGCGGCCGCGGCGGCGGGCAGACGCGCACCGGCGTCGCGGGCCTCTTCGGGGCCGGCGACGTGGTCGACTTTCACTATCAGCAGGCGGCCACCGCGAGCGGGATGGGCGTGAAGGCCGCGCTCGACGCCGACGAGTACCTCTCCGAGCGCGAGCGCGCCGGCGAGCTGTACGAGGCCGAGATCGACGCCGCGACCGCGGACGACTGA
- a CDS encoding CRISPR-associated protein Cas4, protein MTLVPFSDLARAAYCPRQLYYVRRDDERSVPPKARERIDLAFRYGELVDASNRTLRELPLHRSPAAYRRNLDRLREREEYERLVDPASERGFLSGKDCHGTVHKVLEADEGATDADDEGAAPPVPTLVSSGEPPEQGVWEPQAVRAVGLAKALAWEREREIERALVEYPAVGVVREVRLTVRKKAAYRKALRAVRSIDGPPPRVDDDRCNACDYAAECGTRRRSLRSLLG, encoded by the coding sequence GTGACCCTCGTTCCGTTCAGCGACCTGGCCCGCGCGGCGTACTGTCCCCGGCAACTCTACTACGTCCGGCGTGACGACGAGCGGAGCGTCCCGCCGAAGGCGCGCGAACGCATCGACCTCGCGTTCCGATACGGTGAGCTGGTCGACGCGTCGAACCGGACGCTCCGGGAGCTGCCGCTCCACCGATCGCCGGCAGCCTACCGTCGGAATCTGGACCGGCTGCGCGAGCGCGAGGAGTACGAGCGTCTCGTCGACCCCGCGAGCGAGCGCGGCTTCCTCTCGGGCAAGGACTGTCACGGGACTGTTCACAAGGTGCTGGAAGCGGACGAGGGGGCGACCGATGCGGACGACGAGGGTGCCGCGCCGCCCGTCCCGACCCTCGTCTCGTCGGGCGAGCCGCCGGAGCAGGGCGTGTGGGAGCCGCAGGCGGTGCGCGCGGTCGGGCTCGCGAAGGCGCTGGCGTGGGAGCGCGAGCGCGAGATCGAGCGCGCGCTGGTCGAGTACCCCGCGGTCGGGGTCGTGCGCGAGGTCCGACTGACGGTGCGGAAGAAGGCGGCGTATCGAAAGGCGCTCCGCGCGGTGCGGTCGATCGACGGCCCCCCGCCGCGCGTCGACGACGACCGGTGTAACGCCTGCGACTACGCCGCGGAGTGCGGCACCCGGCGGCGGTCGCTGCGGTCGCTGCTTGGGTGA
- a CDS encoding alpha-isopropylmalate synthase regulatory domain-containing protein — translation MTRTTLTDLDEVQLLDTTLRDGEQMPGVSLTPGEKVDVARELDAAGVHLIEAGSACTSEGEREAIRRVADEGLDATVTSFARGVKRDVDHALDCGVDGVNLVVPASDKHVETKVGSTRDEVVETTVELVEYAKDHGLWVEVLGEDGSRADLDYLERLLGAGLDAGADRICYCDTVGAADPERTAAVVSRLAELGPTSLHTHDDLGFGLANVHAGLKAGADTVHGTVLGVGERAGNVALEEVAIALGESYDVDTVELERLYRLCRTVSEATGVALPPNKAVCGANAFAHESGIHTDGTLKDGTMYEPYPPETVGRERRLVLGKHAGRAGVKAALAEHDVAVDDDELREVVARVKELGERGKRVTDADLLAIADDVRGRERERHVELVDLSATSGGNLPTASVRLRVGDDERVASGTGAGPVDAGLEAVRAALAGDDGDDRGAAPDGERDGVAFELDSYHVDAITGGTDAVVTVEVDLSRGDRSVSVSASDADITRASVVGMVDGLDRLLAAEADAAGTEPNAVADD, via the coding sequence TTGACCCGAACCACACTCACCGACCTCGACGAGGTACAGCTGTTAGACACCACCCTGCGCGACGGCGAACAGATGCCCGGCGTCTCCCTGACGCCCGGCGAGAAGGTCGACGTCGCCCGCGAGCTCGACGCCGCCGGCGTCCACCTGATCGAGGCCGGCTCGGCGTGTACCTCGGAGGGCGAGCGCGAGGCGATCCGCCGCGTCGCCGACGAGGGGCTGGACGCGACCGTGACGAGCTTCGCCCGCGGCGTGAAGCGGGACGTGGACCACGCGCTCGACTGCGGCGTCGACGGCGTGAACCTCGTCGTCCCGGCCTCCGACAAACACGTCGAGACGAAGGTGGGGTCGACCCGCGACGAGGTCGTCGAGACGACGGTCGAGCTCGTCGAGTACGCGAAAGACCACGGGCTGTGGGTGGAGGTGCTCGGCGAGGACGGCTCGCGCGCCGACCTCGACTACCTCGAGCGCCTGCTCGGCGCCGGCCTCGACGCGGGCGCGGACCGGATCTGCTACTGCGACACGGTCGGCGCGGCCGACCCCGAGCGCACCGCCGCGGTCGTCTCGCGGCTCGCGGAGCTGGGCCCGACGAGCCTCCACACCCACGACGACCTCGGGTTCGGGTTAGCGAACGTCCACGCGGGGCTGAAGGCGGGCGCCGACACCGTCCACGGCACCGTCCTCGGCGTCGGCGAGCGCGCGGGCAACGTCGCCCTCGAGGAGGTCGCGATCGCGCTCGGCGAGTCGTACGACGTCGACACCGTCGAGCTCGAGCGCCTCTACCGGCTCTGTCGGACCGTCTCGGAGGCGACCGGCGTCGCGCTCCCGCCGAACAAGGCGGTCTGCGGCGCCAACGCCTTCGCCCACGAGTCCGGGATCCACACCGACGGCACGCTCAAGGACGGGACGATGTACGAGCCGTACCCGCCCGAGACGGTCGGCCGCGAACGCCGGCTCGTCCTCGGCAAGCACGCGGGCCGCGCCGGGGTGAAGGCCGCGCTCGCGGAGCACGACGTCGCGGTCGACGACGACGAGCTGCGCGAGGTCGTCGCCCGCGTGAAGGAGCTCGGCGAACGCGGCAAGCGCGTCACGGACGCCGACCTGCTCGCCATCGCCGACGACGTTCGCGGTCGCGAGCGAGAGCGACACGTCGAGCTCGTGGATCTCTCGGCGACCTCCGGCGGCAACCTCCCGACCGCCTCGGTCCGGCTCCGCGTCGGCGACGACGAGCGTGTCGCCTCCGGCACCGGCGCCGGCCCGGTCGACGCGGGACTGGAGGCGGTCCGCGCGGCGCTCGCGGGCGACGACGGCGACGATCGCGGGGCCGCACCGGACGGCGAGCGCGACGGCGTCGCCTTCGAACTCGACTCCTACCACGTCGACGCGATCACGGGCGGCACGGACGCGGTGGTCACCGTCGAAGTCGACCTCTCGCGCGGGGACCGCTCCGTGAGCGTCTCGGCGTCGGACGCGGACATCACCCGCGCGAGCGTCGTCGGGATGGTCGACGGGCTCGACCGCCTGCTCGCGGCCGAGGCGGACGCCGCGGGCACCGAGCCGAACGCGGTCGCGGACGACTGA
- a CDS encoding MATE family efflux transporter, which yields MDLPRLRRVWKRVFALAWPVMAEQTFRTAMRTTDILVTALFSPAAVVAIGLADLYARFPLRIGLGLGGGAIALSSQDTGAGAAENRDEAVTQAILLGALAGVPFVLFGFLFGEFAIDVFGRLVGERTSPAVVDLGSTYLAIVFATAPARHVALVGARALQGTGDTRTPMYINIAANSVNIVGSVVLGLGLFGLPRLEVFGVGLATAGANVLTAGLLCFAIWGSWTDAEFAWPRDLTIAKQLLVVSAPRVLEGFGSEIAEFPFNALLLGFGETVNAGFQIGRRVYQQVTGPLSRGYNVAASILVGQALGEGDPEAARFNGWAVASLGVLTVGAIGLGLVVAAPRIVPIFTDDAPTIASAVDFARVYGVAGAALACFSALSGSLQGASETRIPLVARVSGMFGLFLGLSWLLGRTAGFGPEGAYVGVFAAYAWMALVVAAGFRYTDWASRAADMMDARGSGPGAESDAASGDGSRADDSP from the coding sequence ATGGACCTCCCGCGGCTGCGGCGCGTCTGGAAGCGCGTGTTCGCGCTCGCGTGGCCTGTCATGGCCGAGCAGACGTTCCGCACCGCGATGCGGACGACGGACATCCTCGTCACCGCGCTGTTCTCGCCGGCCGCGGTCGTCGCCATCGGCCTCGCGGACCTGTACGCCCGGTTCCCGCTGCGGATCGGGCTCGGCCTCGGCGGCGGCGCCATCGCGCTCTCCTCGCAGGACACCGGCGCGGGCGCCGCGGAGAACCGCGACGAGGCGGTGACGCAGGCGATCCTGCTCGGCGCGCTCGCGGGGGTCCCGTTCGTCCTCTTCGGGTTCCTCTTCGGCGAGTTCGCGATCGACGTGTTCGGCCGACTCGTCGGCGAGCGGACCTCGCCCGCGGTGGTCGACCTCGGCTCGACGTACCTCGCGATCGTGTTCGCGACCGCCCCCGCGCGCCACGTCGCCCTCGTCGGCGCCCGCGCGCTCCAGGGGACCGGCGACACCCGGACGCCGATGTACATCAACATCGCCGCTAACTCCGTCAACATCGTGGGGTCAGTCGTCCTCGGGCTCGGCCTGTTCGGCCTGCCGCGGCTGGAGGTCTTCGGCGTCGGCCTCGCGACCGCGGGCGCCAACGTGCTCACGGCCGGGCTGCTCTGTTTCGCCATCTGGGGGTCGTGGACCGACGCCGAGTTCGCGTGGCCGCGCGACCTCACGATCGCGAAGCAGCTCCTCGTCGTGAGCGCCCCGCGCGTGCTGGAGGGGTTCGGCTCCGAGATCGCGGAGTTCCCCTTCAACGCGCTCCTCCTCGGCTTCGGCGAGACGGTCAACGCCGGCTTCCAGATCGGCCGCCGCGTCTACCAGCAGGTGACCGGACCGCTCTCGCGCGGCTACAACGTCGCGGCGTCGATCCTCGTCGGACAGGCGCTCGGCGAGGGCGACCCCGAGGCCGCGCGGTTCAACGGGTGGGCGGTCGCGAGCCTCGGCGTGCTCACGGTCGGCGCGATCGGGCTCGGGCTCGTCGTCGCCGCGCCGCGGATCGTCCCGATATTCACCGACGACGCCCCGACGATCGCGTCCGCGGTCGACTTCGCGCGGGTGTACGGCGTCGCGGGCGCCGCGCTCGCCTGCTTCTCCGCCCTCTCCGGCTCGCTTCAGGGCGCCAGCGAGACGCGGATCCCCCTCGTCGCGCGCGTCTCGGGCATGTTCGGGCTCTTCTTAGGCCTCTCGTGGCTGCTCGGTCGCACCGCCGGGTTCGGCCCCGAAGGCGCGTACGTGGGGGTGTTCGCCGCCTACGCCTGGATGGCGCTCGTCGTCGCCGCCGGCTTCCGGTACACGGACTGGGCGAGCCGCGCCGCGGACATGATGGACGCGCGCGGGTCCGGGCCGGGCGCCGAGTCAGACGCCGCGTCCGGCGACGGCTCGCGCGCGGACGATTCGCCGTGA
- a CDS encoding gamma-glutamylcyclotransferase family protein, whose product MDVFVYGTLTEPDRVAEVVDSFVFVGPATLDGLRLVEGRYPTLAPGGETAGRLLRTDEVDALDAYEDVDGGLYVREAVPLDAPTGHPDAAAVYVGDPDRLDADATWPGTGPFAERVRSVLDDRDVRVRLTPRDPV is encoded by the coding sequence ATGGACGTCTTCGTGTACGGGACGCTGACCGAACCGGATCGAGTCGCCGAGGTCGTCGACTCGTTCGTCTTCGTCGGCCCCGCGACGCTCGACGGGCTCCGGCTCGTCGAGGGGCGGTACCCGACGCTCGCGCCGGGCGGCGAGACGGCGGGGCGGCTCCTCCGGACGGACGAGGTCGACGCGCTCGACGCGTACGAGGACGTCGACGGCGGGCTGTACGTCCGCGAGGCCGTGCCGCTCGACGCGCCGACCGGGCATCCCGACGCCGCCGCGGTGTACGTCGGCGACCCCGACCGGCTCGACGCGGACGCGACGTGGCCCGGAACGGGACCGTTCGCGGAGCGGGTGCGGTCGGTCCTCGACGACCGCGACGTGCGGGTGCGGCTCACCCCCCGAGATCCCGTCTGA
- the ilvA gene encoding threonine ammonia-lyase yields the protein MLSLADIREARERVSGVARHTPLERSRSFSEMSGADLHLKLENFQRTGAFKIRGAMNRIETLSDAEREAGVVTASAGNHAQGVALAASRAGVDATVVMPKFAPVSKVKATRGYGASVRLEGVDYDEAQAYAHRLEEEEGRTYVHAFDDPVVMAGQGTLGLEIVDDCPELDTVVVPIGGGGLISGVAVAIKEQLPDVRVVGVQAEGAASAAKSLEAGEVTEIDSVDTIADGIATRSVGEGTLEVMEEYVDEVVTVDDREIALALTLLLERAKTLVEGAGAVALAAVLSDAFEYDDGETIVAALCGGNIDLNRLGTVIRRGLVQMGRYLKITIDLKDRPGELERVSSIVARTGANVYAVHHDRTSRDVAVNAAELELELETDDAEHAADIVDALEADGYEVEILS from the coding sequence ATGCTTAGTCTTGCCGACATCCGCGAGGCGCGCGAGCGGGTCTCGGGCGTCGCCCGGCACACGCCCTTAGAGCGGTCACGCTCCTTTTCCGAGATGAGCGGTGCGGACCTCCACCTCAAGTTAGAGAACTTCCAGCGCACCGGCGCGTTCAAGATCCGCGGCGCGATGAACCGGATCGAGACGCTCTCGGACGCGGAGCGCGAGGCGGGCGTCGTCACCGCGAGCGCCGGCAACCACGCGCAGGGCGTGGCGCTGGCGGCCAGCCGCGCGGGCGTCGACGCCACCGTCGTGATGCCGAAGTTCGCGCCCGTCTCGAAGGTGAAGGCCACCCGCGGGTACGGCGCGAGCGTCCGCTTGGAGGGCGTCGACTACGACGAGGCGCAGGCGTACGCGCACCGGCTGGAGGAGGAGGAGGGCCGCACCTACGTCCACGCGTTCGACGACCCCGTCGTGATGGCCGGCCAGGGGACGCTCGGCCTCGAGATCGTCGACGACTGCCCCGAGCTGGACACCGTGGTCGTCCCGATCGGCGGCGGCGGGCTGATATCGGGGGTCGCGGTCGCGATCAAAGAACAGCTCCCCGACGTGCGCGTCGTGGGCGTCCAGGCGGAGGGCGCGGCCTCGGCCGCGAAGTCGCTGGAGGCGGGGGAGGTCACGGAGATCGACAGCGTCGACACGATCGCTGACGGGATCGCGACGCGGTCGGTCGGCGAGGGGACGCTCGAAGTGATGGAAGAGTACGTCGACGAGGTGGTCACCGTCGACGACCGCGAGATCGCCTTGGCCCTCACGCTCCTCCTCGAACGCGCGAAGACGCTCGTCGAGGGCGCCGGCGCGGTCGCGCTCGCCGCCGTCCTCTCCGACGCCTTCGAGTACGACGACGGCGAGACGATCGTCGCCGCGCTCTGCGGCGGCAACATCGACCTCAACCGCCTCGGCACCGTGATCCGCCGCGGGCTGGTCCAGATGGGCCGGTACCTCAAGATCACCATCGATTTAAAAGACCGCCCCGGCGAACTCGAACGGGTCTCCAGCATCGTCGCGCGCACCGGCGCGAACGTGTACGCGGTCCACCACGACCGCACCTCGCGGGACGTGGCCGTCAACGCCGCCGAACTCGAGCTCGAACTCGAGACCGACGACGCCGAACACGCCGCCGACATCGTCGACGCGCTCGAAGCCGACGGGTACGAGGTCGAGATTCTGTCGTAA
- a CDS encoding DHH family phosphoesterase: MTRRLLLGCSAVGNALVEHARDERGGRDDLVAITDDTGWVSTLRDRNVATVEADPTDPSTYPDAAAVVLIASDDAERNVAAARAARERYPEALIVAHLGTAPTDEQRAAVEAVADRVVDPVESVADRVFEAVGLDDGRGSDVDAEFAGVDGGSGEKPARLLSALRGLSGPLLVVAHDNPDPDAIASALGLARIAASIGVEADACYGGEIAHQENRALVNLLDIGLRSFDEIDLDAYGGVALVDHSRAGINDSLPEGHPVDVVVDHHPPRGPVAGSFVDIRPAVGATSTLISEYLSRYGIAPERDLATALLYGIRIDTKDFTRATAIDDFEAAAALLAHADESTLERVESPSVSPETLRVLAAAIENRDVRGSVAASCVGEIADRDALAQAAERLLDLEDVTVTFVYGYMDGVIYGSARARGADLDAGELLRDALDPVGSAGGHASMAGAQVPLGILSEVSESESLADVVEAFVAGRFFEALDDAPAQPTGLPPEFPTD, encoded by the coding sequence ATGACCCGGCGCCTGCTGCTCGGCTGTAGCGCGGTCGGGAACGCGCTCGTCGAACACGCGCGCGACGAGCGCGGCGGGCGCGACGATCTGGTGGCGATCACCGACGACACCGGCTGGGTGTCGACGCTGCGCGACCGCAACGTCGCCACCGTCGAGGCCGACCCGACCGACCCCTCGACGTACCCGGACGCGGCCGCGGTCGTGCTGATCGCGAGCGACGACGCCGAGCGAAACGTCGCCGCCGCGCGGGCGGCACGGGAGCGGTACCCCGAGGCGCTGATCGTCGCCCACCTCGGGACGGCGCCGACCGACGAGCAGCGGGCGGCGGTCGAGGCGGTGGCCGACCGCGTGGTCGACCCGGTCGAGTCGGTCGCCGACCGCGTGTTCGAGGCGGTCGGTCTCGACGACGGCCGCGGCTCGGACGTCGACGCGGAGTTCGCCGGCGTCGACGGCGGGAGCGGCGAGAAGCCCGCTCGCCTGCTCTCGGCGCTCCGGGGGCTCTCGGGGCCGCTGCTGGTCGTCGCGCACGACAACCCCGATCCGGACGCCATCGCGAGCGCGCTCGGGTTAGCGCGGATCGCGGCATCGATCGGGGTCGAGGCGGACGCCTGCTACGGCGGCGAGATCGCCCACCAGGAGAACCGCGCGCTGGTGAACCTCCTCGACATCGGGCTGCGGTCGTTCGACGAGATCGACCTCGACGCGTACGGCGGCGTCGCCTTGGTCGACCACTCCCGCGCGGGGATCAACGACAGCCTCCCCGAGGGCCACCCGGTCGACGTCGTCGTCGACCACCACCCGCCGCGGGGGCCGGTCGCGGGGTCGTTCGTCGACATCCGCCCCGCGGTCGGCGCGACGAGCACGCTCATCTCCGAGTACCTCTCGCGGTACGGGATCGCGCCGGAGCGGGACCTCGCCACGGCGCTTTTATATGGCATCCGGATCGACACGAAGGACTTCACGCGCGCGACCGCCATCGACGACTTCGAGGCGGCGGCCGCGCTGCTCGCGCACGCCGACGAGTCGACGCTCGAACGCGTCGAGAGCCCGAGCGTGAGCCCCGAGACCCTGCGCGTCCTCGCGGCCGCAATCGAGAACCGCGATGTCCGCGGGTCGGTGGCGGCCTCCTGCGTCGGGGAGATAGCCGACCGCGACGCGCTCGCGCAGGCGGCCGAGCGGCTCCTCGACTTGGAGGACGTGACGGTGACGTTCGTCTACGGCTACATGGACGGCGTGATCTACGGCTCCGCCCGCGCCCGCGGCGCCGACCTCGACGCGGGCGAGCTGCTTCGCGACGCGCTCGACCCCGTCGGCTCCGCCGGGGGGCACGCCTCGATGGCCGGCGCGCAGGTCCCCCTCGGCATCCTCTCTGAGGTCTCCGAGTCGGAGTCGCTGGCGGACGTCGTCGAGGCGTTCGTCGCCGGGCGCTTCTTCGAGGCGCTCGACGACGCGCCCGCGCAGCCGACCGGGCTCCCCCCGGAGTTCCCGACCGACTGA
- a CDS encoding group I truncated hemoglobin, with the protein MSNETLYDRLGGEPAIGAVVNEFYDRVLDDDRVNHHFDDVDMADQRSHQTKFLSAVTGGPIRYEGEEMAAAHEELAITDAEFEVVATHLDEALRAFDVDDGDREAVMEAVAGFEEDVVGGPPADG; encoded by the coding sequence ATGTCGAACGAGACGCTGTACGACCGCCTCGGCGGCGAACCGGCCATCGGCGCGGTCGTCAACGAGTTCTACGACCGGGTGCTCGACGACGACCGAGTGAACCACCACTTCGACGACGTGGACATGGCCGACCAGCGCTCGCACCAGACCAAGTTCCTGAGCGCCGTCACCGGCGGGCCGATCCGGTACGAGGGCGAGGAGATGGCGGCCGCTCACGAGGAGTTGGCGATAACCGACGCGGAGTTCGAGGTCGTCGCGACGCATCTCGACGAGGCGTTGCGCGCCTTCGACGTCGACGACGGCGACCGCGAGGCGGTGATGGAGGCGGTCGCGGGGTTCGAGGAGGACGTGGTCGGCGGCCCGCCCGCGGACGGGTAG
- a CDS encoding cupin domain-containing protein, translating into MERVAIDDVDVVTNPMGVHDLRKPVSRALGTDHVAMNYFELAPGDAFSGGLHTHGDQEEIFYVRSGTATFEVGRERDEVEVGPDEAIRFAPGEFQSGFVAEDADEEVVAWAVGAPGARHDWDQIESIVECRDCGGERVHDTELTDEGRFRFTCTECGTSFSP; encoded by the coding sequence ATGGAGCGAGTCGCGATCGACGACGTCGACGTCGTCACGAATCCCATGGGCGTTCACGACCTCCGAAAGCCGGTCTCGCGCGCGCTCGGCACCGACCACGTCGCGATGAACTACTTCGAGCTCGCGCCCGGCGACGCGTTCTCCGGCGGCCTCCACACCCACGGCGACCAGGAGGAGATCTTCTACGTCCGCTCCGGCACCGCCACCTTCGAGGTGGGCCGCGAGCGCGACGAGGTCGAGGTCGGCCCGGACGAGGCGATTCGCTTCGCGCCCGGCGAGTTCCAGTCCGGGTTCGTGGCCGAGGACGCCGACGAGGAGGTGGTCGCGTGGGCGGTCGGCGCGCCGGGCGCGCGCCACGACTGGGACCAGATCGAGTCGATCGTCGAGTGCCGCGACTGCGGCGGCGAACGCGTCCACGACACCGAACTCACCGACGAGGGCCGGTTCCGGTTCACCTGTACGGAGTGCGGTACGTCGTTCTCGCCGTGA